In Mercurialis annua linkage group LG6, ddMerAnnu1.2, whole genome shotgun sequence, the following are encoded in one genomic region:
- the LOC126688379 gene encoding carbon catabolite repressor protein 4 homolog 3 isoform X2, whose translation MAYKCSSSRLTPSAPFFSHVSNKREPFSFFYKPPTSNIIPCCTTYDSPSSSSSSSSPAASYNPLNRRPFGGASSPEISRHWVEADQPNAYQGERFTVVSYNILADRNALKHKDLYTDVNPLYLKWAHRKKLICDELIGLNPDIICLQEVDKYFDLLMVMEKAGYAGTFKGRTGGNVDGCAMFWKADKLRLLEGESIEFKALGLRDNVAQLSVFETCKAEPRRLLVGNIHVLYNPSRGEVKLGQIRNLLSRAQILAEKWGDVPVILAGDFNSTPKLDVMLYSRREMSGQRNCHPPQVFGVEKEMSNPLSLMEGFLNCWSDEELKTATGDSNYNLVTHALKLKSSYATVKGSTRTRDLTGEPVATSYHSKFLGTVDYLWYSDGVVPIRVLDTLSFDILRKTGGLPSKELGSDHLALVSEFVFIPGASEGSHLITDELT comes from the exons ATGGCATATAAATGTTCTTCTTCTCGCCTTACCCCCTCTGCCCCTTTCTTTAGCCATGTCTCCAACAAACGTGAACCATTTTCTTTCTTCTACAAACCACCCACGAGCAATATCATCCCCTGCTGCACCACATATGATTCtccctcctcctcctcctcatcGTCGTCGCCGGCAGCCTCCTATAACCCTCTTAATCGCAGGCCGTTCGGTGGAGCTTCTTCTCCTGAAATTTCCCGCCACTGGGTTGAAGCTGATCAACCAAATGCATACCAAG GTGAACGGTTTACTGTTGTGTCATATAATATATTAGCAGACAGAAATGCTTTGAAACACAAGGATTTGTACACAGATGTTAACCCTCTTTATCTGAAGTGGGCACATAGGAAAAAGCTTATTTGTGATGAATTAATTGGATTAAACCCTGATATCATTTGTTTGCAA GAGGTGGATAAGTATTTTGATTTATTGATGGTTATGGAGAAAGCTGGATATGCTGGTACTTTCAAG GGACGAACAGGAGGTAATGTTGATGGTTGCGCCATGTTCTGGAAAGCTGATAA ATTGCGTTTATTAGAAGGAGAAAGCATTGAATTCAAGGCACTTGGTCTTCGGGATAATGTTGCCCAACTCTCTGTTTTTGAG ACTTGCAAAGCTGAACCAAGAAGATTATTGGTTGGTAACATCCATGTGCTTTATAACCCGAGTCGAGGAGAAGTTAAATTAGGTCAA ATTCGTAATCTTTTGTCAAGGGCGCAGATCCTTGCAGAGAAATGGGGTGATGTACCAGTAATTCTTGCTGGTGATTTCAATAGTACTCCTAAG CTAGATGTAATGTTATACAGCAGAAGAGAGATGTCTGGACAAAGGAATTGTCACCCTCCCCAAGTTTTTGGTGTTGAGAAAGAAATGAGCAATCCGTTATCTTTGATGGAAGG ATTTCTGAACTGCTGGAGTGACGAGGAGCTTAAAACTGCAACTGGCGACAGCAACTATaatttagttacacatgcttTGAAGCTTAAGAGCTCCTATGCCACAGTCAAG GGATCTACAAGAACAAGGGATTTAACTGGAGAACCAGTAGCAACTTCCTACCACTCAAAATTTCTTGGCACGGTTGACTATCTATG GTATTCAGATGGTGTTGTACCTATTCGAGTTCTGGACACTTTATCATTTGATATACTCAGGAAGACAGGAGGCCTTCCATCCAAG GAGCTGGGAAGCGACCACTTGGCTTTGGTTTCTGAGTTTGTGTTTATTCCCGGCGCCAGCGAAGGCAGCCACCTCATCACTGACGAATTGACCTGA
- the LOC126688379 gene encoding carbon catabolite repressor protein 4 homolog 3 isoform X1, whose translation MAYKCSSSRLTPSAPFFSHVSNKREPFSFFYKPPTSNIIPCCTTYDSPSSSSSSSSPAASYNPLNRRPFGGASSPEISRHWVEADQPNAYQGERFTVVSYNILADRNALKHKDLYTDVNPLYLKWAHRKKLICDELIGLNPDIICLQEVDKYFDLLMVMEKAGYAGTFKGRTGGNVDGCAMFWKADKLRLLEGESIEFKALGLRDNVAQLSVFETCKAEPRRLLVGNIHVLYNPSRGEVKLGQIRNLLSRAQILAEKWGDVPVILAGDFNSTPKSPIYEFFASSELDVMLYSRREMSGQRNCHPPQVFGVEKEMSNPLSLMEGFLNCWSDEELKTATGDSNYNLVTHALKLKSSYATVKGSTRTRDLTGEPVATSYHSKFLGTVDYLWYSDGVVPIRVLDTLSFDILRKTGGLPSKELGSDHLALVSEFVFIPGASEGSHLITDELT comes from the exons ATGGCATATAAATGTTCTTCTTCTCGCCTTACCCCCTCTGCCCCTTTCTTTAGCCATGTCTCCAACAAACGTGAACCATTTTCTTTCTTCTACAAACCACCCACGAGCAATATCATCCCCTGCTGCACCACATATGATTCtccctcctcctcctcctcatcGTCGTCGCCGGCAGCCTCCTATAACCCTCTTAATCGCAGGCCGTTCGGTGGAGCTTCTTCTCCTGAAATTTCCCGCCACTGGGTTGAAGCTGATCAACCAAATGCATACCAAG GTGAACGGTTTACTGTTGTGTCATATAATATATTAGCAGACAGAAATGCTTTGAAACACAAGGATTTGTACACAGATGTTAACCCTCTTTATCTGAAGTGGGCACATAGGAAAAAGCTTATTTGTGATGAATTAATTGGATTAAACCCTGATATCATTTGTTTGCAA GAGGTGGATAAGTATTTTGATTTATTGATGGTTATGGAGAAAGCTGGATATGCTGGTACTTTCAAG GGACGAACAGGAGGTAATGTTGATGGTTGCGCCATGTTCTGGAAAGCTGATAA ATTGCGTTTATTAGAAGGAGAAAGCATTGAATTCAAGGCACTTGGTCTTCGGGATAATGTTGCCCAACTCTCTGTTTTTGAG ACTTGCAAAGCTGAACCAAGAAGATTATTGGTTGGTAACATCCATGTGCTTTATAACCCGAGTCGAGGAGAAGTTAAATTAGGTCAA ATTCGTAATCTTTTGTCAAGGGCGCAGATCCTTGCAGAGAAATGGGGTGATGTACCAGTAATTCTTGCTGGTGATTTCAATAGTACTCCTAAG AGTCCAATATACGAGTTCTTTGCTTCATCTGAG CTAGATGTAATGTTATACAGCAGAAGAGAGATGTCTGGACAAAGGAATTGTCACCCTCCCCAAGTTTTTGGTGTTGAGAAAGAAATGAGCAATCCGTTATCTTTGATGGAAGG ATTTCTGAACTGCTGGAGTGACGAGGAGCTTAAAACTGCAACTGGCGACAGCAACTATaatttagttacacatgcttTGAAGCTTAAGAGCTCCTATGCCACAGTCAAG GGATCTACAAGAACAAGGGATTTAACTGGAGAACCAGTAGCAACTTCCTACCACTCAAAATTTCTTGGCACGGTTGACTATCTATG GTATTCAGATGGTGTTGTACCTATTCGAGTTCTGGACACTTTATCATTTGATATACTCAGGAAGACAGGAGGCCTTCCATCCAAG GAGCTGGGAAGCGACCACTTGGCTTTGGTTTCTGAGTTTGTGTTTATTCCCGGCGCCAGCGAAGGCAGCCACCTCATCACTGACGAATTGACCTGA
- the LOC126688379 gene encoding carbon catabolite repressor protein 4 homolog 3 isoform X3 — MSPTNVNHFLSSTNHPRAISSPAAPHMILPPPPPHRRRRQPPITLLIAGRSVELLLLKFPATGLKLINQMHTKGRTGGNVDGCAMFWKADKLRLLEGESIEFKALGLRDNVAQLSVFETCKAEPRRLLVGNIHVLYNPSRGEVKLGQIRNLLSRAQILAEKWGDVPVILAGDFNSTPKSPIYEFFASSELDVMLYSRREMSGQRNCHPPQVFGVEKEMSNPLSLMEGFLNCWSDEELKTATGDSNYNLVTHALKLKSSYATVKGSTRTRDLTGEPVATSYHSKFLGTVDYLWYSDGVVPIRVLDTLSFDILRKTGGLPSKELGSDHLALVSEFVFIPGASEGSHLITDELT, encoded by the exons ATGTCTCCAACAAACGTGAACCATTTTCTTTCTTCTACAAACCACCCACGAGCAATATCATCCCCTGCTGCACCACATATGATTCtccctcctcctcctcctcatcGTCGTCGCCGGCAGCCTCCTATAACCCTCTTAATCGCAGGCCGTTCGGTGGAGCTTCTTCTCCTGAAATTTCCCGCCACTGGGTTGAAGCTGATCAACCAAATGCATACCAAG GGACGAACAGGAGGTAATGTTGATGGTTGCGCCATGTTCTGGAAAGCTGATAA ATTGCGTTTATTAGAAGGAGAAAGCATTGAATTCAAGGCACTTGGTCTTCGGGATAATGTTGCCCAACTCTCTGTTTTTGAG ACTTGCAAAGCTGAACCAAGAAGATTATTGGTTGGTAACATCCATGTGCTTTATAACCCGAGTCGAGGAGAAGTTAAATTAGGTCAA ATTCGTAATCTTTTGTCAAGGGCGCAGATCCTTGCAGAGAAATGGGGTGATGTACCAGTAATTCTTGCTGGTGATTTCAATAGTACTCCTAAG AGTCCAATATACGAGTTCTTTGCTTCATCTGAG CTAGATGTAATGTTATACAGCAGAAGAGAGATGTCTGGACAAAGGAATTGTCACCCTCCCCAAGTTTTTGGTGTTGAGAAAGAAATGAGCAATCCGTTATCTTTGATGGAAGG ATTTCTGAACTGCTGGAGTGACGAGGAGCTTAAAACTGCAACTGGCGACAGCAACTATaatttagttacacatgcttTGAAGCTTAAGAGCTCCTATGCCACAGTCAAG GGATCTACAAGAACAAGGGATTTAACTGGAGAACCAGTAGCAACTTCCTACCACTCAAAATTTCTTGGCACGGTTGACTATCTATG GTATTCAGATGGTGTTGTACCTATTCGAGTTCTGGACACTTTATCATTTGATATACTCAGGAAGACAGGAGGCCTTCCATCCAAG GAGCTGGGAAGCGACCACTTGGCTTTGGTTTCTGAGTTTGTGTTTATTCCCGGCGCCAGCGAAGGCAGCCACCTCATCACTGACGAATTGACCTGA